In Brachybacterium saurashtrense, the genomic stretch AGGCGTGGTGGTGGGCTACGTCATCGCGGTGCTGCGCGGCGAGGTGGACTTCGCCCCGGTGCGGGAGGCGGCCTGGCTGGGCCTGCCCGAGTTCCACCACCCCACCTTCCAGCTGGGCCTGCTGCCGATCTTCCTGCCGGTGATCGTGGTGCTGCTGGCCGAGAACGTGGGCCACGTGACCAGCGTGGGCACCATGACCGGACGGAATCTCGACCACATGGTGGGCCGCACCCTCACCGCCGACGGCCTGGCCACTGCGCTCTCGGCCGGCTTCGGCGGCTCGCCCACCACCACCTACGGCGAGAACATCGGGGTCATGAGCGCTACCCGTGTGTACTCCACCGCCGCCTACTGGGTGGCCGGGCTGGTGGCGATTCTGCTGGCGATGTCACCCAAGGTGGGCGCGCTGATCAACACCATCCCGCCGGGGGTGCTGGGCGGCGTCACCTTCGTGCTGTACGGCCTGATCGCGATCGTCGGATTCCGCATGTGGGTGGACGGCGGCGTGGACTTCTCCAGCCCCCGCAACCAGATGACCGCCGGGATCTCGCTGGTGATCGCGATCGCGGATCTGCACTGGGAGATCGGCGGCTTCGCGTTCACCGGCATCGCGCTCGGCACCGTCGCCGCTCTGGCCGTCTACCACCTGATGGGCCGGCTGGGCCGGCTCACCGGCACCGAGGCCCCGCCGGAGCCGCTGGTGGGGGCCGGGTCGGAGCACGCGCCCCGCGAGAGCTGACGGCGCCGGCGAGCGGCCGGCGAGGCGACGTGCCGGCCGGGCGCCAAGGCGCGCCCGGCCCGCGGCCAATGTGAGGTCGCCGACCGTGCCGCTCCCCGGAGATGCGCCGTGAGGTCCGTGCTCACCAGGGATGATGCCCGATCGTGTCCCTTTATCGCAGACGGGTCCCGATTCTGACCGTAGGCTGAGGATCCTGCACAGTGGATGAGACCTCCCCATCGCAACAGGAAAGGACGGGTATGAGCACCCCACGCCCGGCCGACGAGAGGGACGGCGACACCGCCAGCCCCCTCTCCGAATGGCCGGAAGACCTCCCCACCACGGTCCACCTCCCGCGATCCCAGCAGATCGCCACGGACGACTCCGACGACGAGATCACCGAGAAGCTGCGCCGCCAGGGCGCGCGGATCGGGAAGGGCACCATCGCCCCGGCGGTGTTCTGGCCCTCGCTCAGCGTGATCCTCGTGGTCGCCGTACTCTCCATCCTGTTCCCCGAGACCGCCAGCACCGCGATGCAGGGCACCCAGGGCTGGATCGTGGCGAACCTGGGCTGGTTCTACATGCTGGCCATCGGCGTCTTCGTGGCCTTCTCCATCATCATCGCGCTGTCCTCCTGGGGAACGATCCGGCTGGGACGCGACGACGACAAGCCCGAGTTCGGACTGCTGAGCTGGTTCGCGATGCTGTTCTCCGCCGGCATGGGCGTGGGCCTCGTCTTCTACGGCGTGGCCGAGCCGCTCGGCTACACCACCGGCAACGAGAAGCCGGGCTGGTCCGGCGAGGGCGTGGAGCTCTCCGGCGACGCGATGGCGCAGACCTTCGTGCACTGGGGCCTGCACCCGTGGGCCGCCTATGCCGTGATCGGTCTCGCGCTCGCCTACGCGATCCACCGCCGCGGCCGTCCCGTCTCGATCCGCTGGGCGCTGGAGCCGGTCTTCGGCGAGCGGGTCAAGGGCTGGGTCGGCGACGTCATCGACATCCTCGCCATCTTCGGCACCGTGTTCGGCATCGCCACCTCCCTGGGCCTCGGCGCCCAGCAGATCGGCGCCGGCATGCAGGTGATCGGCGTGGTCGACGAGGCGTCCACCAACTTCCTGGTGATCCTCATCGTGGTGATCACGTTCCTGGCCACCTTCTCCGTGATCAGCGGCGTGGGCGTCGGCATCAAGTGGCTCTCCAACGGCAACCTCACCCTCGCCGGGCTGCTGGCCATCACGGCGCTCGTGTTCGGGCCCACGGTGTTCATCTTCCAGAACTTCGTGGAGTCGCTGGGCATCTACCTCACCAACATCTTCCACCTCACCCTCGACGTGGGCGCGTACACCCGCTCCGAGGAGGCGCAGAGCTGGTTCTCCGGCAACACGCTGTTCTACTGGGGCTGGTGGATCGCCTGGGCGCCCTTCGTGGGCGTGTTCATCGCCCGCATCTCCAAGGGCCGCACCGTGCGGGAGTTCGTCTCCGGCGTGCTGCTGGTCCCCACCCTGGTGGGCATGCTCTGGTTCTCGATCTGGGGCGGCAACGGCCTGTACCGCCAGTGGTTCGGGGCCGGGGACCTCG encodes the following:
- a CDS encoding BCCT family transporter, whose amino-acid sequence is MSTPRPADERDGDTASPLSEWPEDLPTTVHLPRSQQIATDDSDDEITEKLRRQGARIGKGTIAPAVFWPSLSVILVVAVLSILFPETASTAMQGTQGWIVANLGWFYMLAIGVFVAFSIIIALSSWGTIRLGRDDDKPEFGLLSWFAMLFSAGMGVGLVFYGVAEPLGYTTGNEKPGWSGEGVELSGDAMAQTFVHWGLHPWAAYAVIGLALAYAIHRRGRPVSIRWALEPVFGERVKGWVGDVIDILAIFGTVFGIATSLGLGAQQIGAGMQVIGVVDEASTNFLVILIVVITFLATFSVISGVGVGIKWLSNGNLTLAGLLAITALVFGPTVFIFQNFVESLGIYLTNIFHLTLDVGAYTRSEEAQSWFSGNTLFYWGWWIAWAPFVGVFIARISKGRTVREFVSGVLLVPTLVGMLWFSIWGGNGLYRQWFGAGDLGDITAEESMFRIFEQFPATQLLSVLGIILVAVFFITSSDSGSLVVDMLASGGHPNPPIWSRVLWALMEGLLAAALLLSGGLTSLQAGSLVTALPFSIILLLMCVALVKALSLDRAVLREHDRLRRLDAVTEHIAGEFGQNYPSTDEVTELVDDRIDYRLSRSRGIMGRSGAAKGKREGGGAPSAPTTQD
- a CDS encoding uracil-xanthine permease family protein yields the protein MFRWSLHGDGRTVAPDAIVLPEERLAWPLTIGIGAQHVIAMFGATFLVPVITGFPPSTTLLFSGIGTLLFLLLTRNRVPSYLGSSFAFIAPITASTQADSMEAALGGVLVTGVLLAGLGLLVQKVGTAWVGALMPPVVMGSIVALIGLNLVPTTYENNFSQAPLTAVLTLAAIVLCTALFRGLLGRISVLVGVVVGYVIAVLRGEVDFAPVREAAWLGLPEFHHPTFQLGLLPIFLPVIVVLLAENVGHVTSVGTMTGRNLDHMVGRTLTADGLATALSAGFGGSPTTTYGENIGVMSATRVYSTAAYWVAGLVAILLAMSPKVGALINTIPPGVLGGVTFVLYGLIAIVGFRMWVDGGVDFSSPRNQMTAGISLVIAIADLHWEIGGFAFTGIALGTVAALAVYHLMGRLGRLTGTEAPPEPLVGAGSEHAPRES